The Streptomyces laurentii genome contains a region encoding:
- a CDS encoding hypothetical protein (Mitochondrial biogenesis AIM24; pfam01987;~Uncharacterized proteins involved in stress response, homologs of TerZ and putative cAMP-binding protein CABP1 [Signal transduction mechanisms]; COG2310;~Uncharacterized proteins involved in stress response, similarto tellurium resistance terD; cd06974;~identified by MetaGeneAnnotator; putative;~putative metal binding site [ion binding];~stress protein [Streptomyces scabiei 87.22]), with product MAREFQRGHKAKISDLTAGTDLYVGVRIAAPGLTFDISCFGLDADERLSDDRYFVFFNQPKSPEESIQLLGAQAGDTESFRVTLDRIPARIQKLSFTATIDGAGQMSQVGPGWIRIVAGGEEVARYAFTGAEFSTERAVMLGDFYLKDVWRFAAVGQGFDGGLAALLKNFGGEVAEEEPAAPQAAAPAPGFAPPAFGAPAAPAPAPAPAPAPAPAPAPAFGAPPAPAPTPVPPAPMHNAPTMVAPLAPQPAAPAPAPAPAPAPAPGAYGQPPMPQSFGQPQPPAFGHAPGATPPPGAPAYGQPAPAPYGQPQFGQVPPQPSYGGGVPQGAPAAGAGLAAALAPYKEAATGARWTPQNQQLMRVDLAMGGNPVLARQGSMVMYQGKVDFSYKGAGFAGRIVGNATGQEMQLMRCTGRGQVFLAENGAHLHPIELQGDGICVSAENVLAFDESLQYEVRRIEGHGIPGGALFTMLFQGTGTVVVKTHGVPVVLPVTPTTFADCNAVVAWSAASQVILSSQVRLRRNAYPGHSGETVNLQFRGAPGNFIVVQPYEV from the coding sequence ATGGCCAGGGAATTCCAACGCGGCCACAAGGCCAAGATCAGTGATCTGACGGCGGGCACGGATCTGTACGTGGGCGTGCGGATCGCGGCGCCTGGCCTGACCTTCGACATCAGCTGCTTCGGGCTGGACGCGGACGAGCGGCTCTCGGACGACCGCTACTTCGTGTTCTTCAACCAGCCGAAGTCGCCGGAGGAGTCGATTCAGCTCCTCGGCGCGCAGGCCGGCGACACCGAGTCCTTCCGGGTGACCCTGGACCGGATCCCGGCGCGGATCCAGAAGCTGTCCTTCACCGCCACCATCGACGGTGCCGGGCAGATGTCGCAGGTCGGCCCCGGCTGGATCCGGATCGTCGCGGGCGGCGAAGAGGTCGCCCGCTACGCCTTCACCGGTGCGGAGTTCTCCACCGAGCGCGCGGTCATGCTCGGCGACTTCTATCTGAAGGACGTCTGGCGCTTCGCCGCCGTCGGCCAGGGCTTCGACGGCGGTCTGGCCGCGCTCCTGAAGAACTTCGGCGGCGAGGTCGCCGAAGAGGAGCCCGCCGCGCCGCAGGCCGCGGCCCCGGCCCCCGGTTTCGCCCCGCCGGCCTTCGGCGCGCCCGCCGCACCGGCCCCGGCTCCCGCCCCGGCTCCCGCACCGGCCCCGGCTCCCGCGCCCGCCTTCGGTGCCCCGCCGGCCCCGGCGCCCACTCCGGTGCCGCCCGCCCCGATGCATAACGCGCCGACGATGGTCGCGCCCCTGGCACCCCAGCCCGCGGCCCCCGCCCCGGCCCCCGCACCGGCTCCGGCTCCCGCGCCCGGTGCGTACGGCCAGCCGCCGATGCCCCAGTCCTTCGGCCAGCCGCAGCCCCCGGCCTTCGGCCACGCGCCCGGCGCGACCCCGCCGCCCGGCGCGCCCGCCTACGGGCAGCCCGCCCCGGCCCCGTACGGTCAGCCGCAGTTCGGCCAGGTCCCACCGCAGCCCTCGTACGGCGGCGGTGTGCCGCAGGGCGCCCCGGCCGCCGGCGCCGGGCTCGCCGCCGCGCTCGCGCCGTACAAGGAAGCCGCCACCGGCGCCCGCTGGACCCCGCAGAACCAGCAGCTCATGCGGGTCGACCTGGCCATGGGCGGCAACCCCGTGCTGGCCCGGCAGGGCTCCATGGTCATGTACCAGGGCAAGGTCGATTTCTCCTACAAGGGCGCCGGCTTCGCCGGCCGCATCGTGGGCAACGCCACCGGCCAGGAGATGCAGCTGATGCGCTGCACCGGACGCGGCCAGGTCTTCCTCGCCGAGAACGGTGCCCATCTGCACCCGATCGAGCTCCAGGGCGACGGCATCTGCGTCTCCGCCGAGAACGTGCTCGCCTTCGACGAGTCGCTCCAATACGAGGTGCGCCGTATCGAGGGCCACGGCATCCCCGGCGGCGCCCTGTTCACGATGCTGTTCCAGGGCACCGGCACCGTCGTGGTGAAGACCCACGGTGTCCCCGTCGTGCTGCCCGTCACCCCGACCACCTTCGCCGACTGCAACGCCGTCGTCGCCTGGTCGGCCGCGTCCCAGGTCATCCTCTCCAGCCAGGTCCGGCTGCGCCGCAACGCCTACCCGGGCCACAGCGGGGAGACCGTGAACCTCCAGTTCCGGGGCGCCCCCGGCAACTTCATCGTCGTCCAGCCCTACGAGGTCTGA
- a CDS encoding hypothetical protein (DUF124 domain-containing protein [Streptomyces venezuelae ATCC10712];~Mitochondrial biogenesis AIM24; pfam01987;~identified by MetaGeneAnnotator; putative), producing MNQQLAGFAPTPVTARMENHGTAMLKVAMATGQDLYARTGSMVAYEGFVSYEPNPPALRQHAKEWLTGESAPIMKCTGDGLLYLADYGADVVVINLNNDSLSVNGSNLLAFDAHLQWGVERVKGLAKFAGQGMFNVQIAGTGWVALTSRGTPVVVDCGRGEDETYVDPDALVAWSPTLKVKGKRSFKAGSLIGRGSGEAYQMAFSGQGIVVVQPSEDSSDRLRVRG from the coding sequence ATGAACCAGCAACTCGCGGGCTTCGCCCCGACCCCCGTCACCGCGCGCATGGAGAACCACGGCACCGCCATGCTCAAGGTCGCCATGGCCACCGGCCAGGACCTGTACGCGCGCACCGGCTCGATGGTCGCCTACGAGGGCTTCGTCTCCTACGAGCCGAACCCGCCGGCCCTCCGCCAGCACGCCAAGGAGTGGCTGACCGGCGAGAGCGCGCCGATCATGAAGTGCACCGGCGACGGACTGCTCTACCTCGCCGACTACGGCGCCGACGTCGTCGTCATCAACCTGAACAACGACTCCCTGTCGGTCAACGGCAGCAACCTGCTCGCCTTCGACGCGCACCTCCAGTGGGGCGTCGAGCGGGTCAAGGGCCTGGCGAAGTTCGCCGGCCAGGGCATGTTCAACGTCCAGATCGCCGGCACCGGCTGGGTCGCCCTCACCTCGCGCGGCACGCCGGTCGTCGTCGACTGCGGCCGGGGCGAGGACGAGACGTACGTCGACCCCGACGCGCTCGTCGCCTGGTCGCCCACGCTCAAGGTGAAGGGCAAGCGCAGTTTCAAGGCCGGCTCCCTCATCGGGCGCGGCAGCGGGGAGGCCTACCAGATGGCCTTCTCGGGCCAGGGCATCGTCGTCGTACAGCCGAGTGAGGACAGCTCCGACCGCCTGCGGGTCCGGGGCTGA
- a CDS encoding hypothetical protein (DUF124 domain-containing protein [Streptomyces venezuelae ATCC10712];~Mitochondrial biogenesis AIM24; pfam01987;~identified by MetaGeneAnnotator; putative) has translation MQSPLFNHAEQQSQERYVVQNPQLLRVSLAGQDDILARKGAMVAYQGLVDFDGEYQSSNQRRTRSRTGEGLDLMRCSGQGTVYFANLAQYIHVVDVDQDGMTVDSAYVLALDSTLHTEVIAVDSQYGVSGTGKYQLNITGRGKVALMTSGQPLMMQVTPDKYVSADADAIVAWSGGLRVQMQAQTHNASVRRRRGDTGEGWELSFLGTGFALVQPSEVMPPQNAAIGQGIAAQYGVGGNGAHGQNQGNVWS, from the coding sequence ATGCAGAGCCCGCTTTTCAACCACGCAGAGCAGCAGAGCCAGGAACGCTACGTCGTGCAGAACCCGCAGCTGCTGCGGGTCTCCCTGGCCGGCCAGGACGACATCCTCGCCCGCAAGGGCGCGATGGTCGCCTACCAGGGCCTCGTCGACTTCGACGGCGAGTACCAGTCCTCGAACCAGCGCCGGACCCGTTCCCGCACCGGCGAGGGCCTCGACCTGATGCGCTGCTCCGGGCAGGGCACGGTCTACTTCGCCAACCTCGCGCAGTACATCCATGTCGTGGACGTCGACCAGGACGGCATGACCGTCGACAGCGCCTACGTCCTCGCCCTGGACTCGACGCTGCACACCGAGGTCATCGCCGTGGACAGCCAGTACGGGGTCTCCGGCACCGGCAAGTACCAGCTGAACATCACCGGCCGCGGCAAGGTCGCCCTGATGACCTCTGGGCAGCCGCTGATGATGCAGGTCACCCCGGACAAGTACGTGAGCGCCGACGCCGACGCGATCGTCGCCTGGTCCGGCGGTCTGCGGGTGCAGATGCAGGCCCAGACGCACAACGCCTCGGTCCGCCGCCGGCGCGGCGACACCGGCGAGGGCTGGGAGCTCAGCTTCCTCGGCACGGGCTTCGCCCTGGTGCAGCCCAGCGAGGTGATGCCTCCGCAGAACGCCGCCATCGGGCAGGGCATCGCCGCCCAGTACGGCGTCGGCGGGAACGGCGCGCACGGCCAGAACCAGGGCAACGTCTGGAGCTGA
- a CDS encoding NUDIX hydrolase (Members of theNudix hydrolase superfamily catalyzethe hydrolysis of NUcleoside DIphosphates linked to other moieties, X. Enzymes belonging to this superfamily require a divalent cation, such as Mg2+ or Mn2+, for their activity. They also contain a...; cd03674;~NUDIX hydrolase [Streptomyces viridochromogenes DSM40736];~identified by MetaGeneAnnotator; putative;~nudix motif) has translation MSLYDDAVLVLKEYEDQPELRDVYLAHLAEHPDGMYKPCPAGHVTASALVIDPSRGQVLLTLHRKLNMWLQMGGHCEPGDATVAAAALREATEESGIADLTLLPGGPVRLDRHPIPNACQWHLDVQYAALAPAGAAATVSDESLDVRWFGYDEVADVADASVVRLVERTRARLAARA, from the coding sequence GTGAGCCTGTACGACGACGCGGTCCTCGTGCTCAAGGAGTACGAGGACCAGCCGGAGCTTCGCGATGTCTATCTGGCGCACCTCGCCGAGCACCCGGACGGCATGTACAAGCCGTGCCCGGCCGGGCACGTGACGGCCAGCGCGCTGGTGATCGATCCCTCGCGGGGCCAGGTGCTGCTGACGCTGCACCGGAAGCTGAACATGTGGCTCCAGATGGGCGGCCACTGCGAGCCGGGCGACGCGACGGTCGCGGCGGCGGCGCTGCGCGAGGCGACCGAGGAGTCCGGCATCGCCGATCTGACGCTGCTGCCGGGCGGCCCGGTGCGGCTCGACCGGCATCCGATCCCGAACGCGTGCCAGTGGCACCTGGACGTGCAGTACGCGGCGCTCGCCCCGGCCGGGGCCGCGGCGACGGTCAGCGACGAGTCGCTGGACGTGCGCTGGTTCGGCTACGACGAGGTCGCGGACGTGGCGGACGCCTCGGTGGTGCGCCTGGTGGAGCGGACCCGGGCCCGGCTCGCGGCACGCGCGTAA
- a CDS encoding collagen alpha 1(I) chain precursor (Collagen alpha 1(I) chain precursor [Streptomyces venezuelae ATCC10712];~Uncharacterized conserved protein (DUF2342); pfam10103;~identified by MetaGeneAnnotator; putative;~uncharacterized protein, coenzyme F420 biosynthesisassociated; TIGR03883): MSDTPFGFGLPPEEPENGDEGKKKDPAGGGQGSGGQGGGNPFGANPFGFGGLPGMGGAGQGDADNPFAAMFGSLNPQDLGAAFQQLGQMLSYEGGPVNWDMAKQIARQVVAQGTSDGTKDESVGPAEKAAVEEAVRLADLWLDQVTSLPSGANTAVAWSRAEWVEATLPAWKQLVDPVAERVGAAMGEVLPQEMQAMAGPLIGMMRSMGGAMFGQQIGQAVGVLAGEVVGSTDVGLPLGPAGRAALLPLNIAAFGKDLGVPSDEVRLYLALREAAHQRLFAHVPWLRSHLFGAVEGYARGIKVDTSKLEEAVGQLDPSHPEQLQEALQQGMFQPEDTAEQKAALARLETALALVEGWVDAVVHEAAKARLTSADALRETLRRRRATGGPAEQTFATLIGLQLRPRRLRDASRLWASLTDARGMDGRDGLWEHPDMLPTATDLDDPDGFVHSEQPDFSELDKMLGEAAKGDAPGRTEGDERGEGKDDTEK; the protein is encoded by the coding sequence GTGAGTGACACCCCATTCGGATTCGGCCTTCCGCCGGAGGAGCCGGAGAACGGCGACGAAGGCAAGAAGAAGGACCCCGCCGGAGGTGGCCAGGGGTCCGGTGGCCAGGGCGGCGGCAATCCGTTCGGGGCGAACCCGTTCGGCTTCGGCGGCCTGCCGGGCATGGGCGGTGCCGGCCAGGGCGACGCGGACAACCCGTTCGCCGCGATGTTCGGCTCGCTGAACCCGCAGGACCTGGGCGCGGCCTTCCAGCAGCTGGGCCAGATGCTCAGCTACGAGGGCGGCCCGGTCAACTGGGACATGGCGAAGCAGATCGCGCGCCAGGTCGTCGCGCAGGGCACCTCCGACGGCACCAAGGACGAGAGCGTCGGCCCGGCCGAGAAGGCCGCGGTCGAGGAGGCCGTGCGGCTGGCCGACCTGTGGCTGGACCAGGTGACCTCGCTGCCGTCCGGGGCGAACACGGCCGTGGCGTGGAGCCGCGCCGAGTGGGTCGAGGCGACCCTGCCGGCCTGGAAGCAGCTGGTCGACCCGGTCGCCGAGCGGGTCGGCGCGGCGATGGGCGAGGTGCTGCCGCAGGAGATGCAGGCCATGGCGGGCCCGCTGATCGGCATGATGCGCTCCATGGGAGGCGCCATGTTCGGCCAGCAGATCGGCCAGGCCGTGGGCGTGCTCGCGGGCGAGGTCGTCGGCTCGACGGATGTCGGTCTGCCGCTCGGCCCGGCCGGGCGCGCGGCGCTGCTGCCGCTGAACATCGCGGCCTTCGGCAAGGACCTGGGCGTCCCCTCGGACGAGGTCCGGCTGTACCTGGCCCTGCGCGAGGCCGCCCACCAGCGGCTCTTCGCGCACGTGCCGTGGCTGCGCTCGCACTTGTTCGGCGCGGTCGAGGGCTACGCCCGCGGCATCAAGGTCGACACCTCCAAGCTGGAGGAGGCGGTGGGCCAGCTCGACCCGTCGCACCCCGAGCAGCTTCAGGAAGCGCTCCAGCAGGGCATGTTCCAGCCGGAGGACACCGCCGAGCAGAAGGCGGCCCTGGCCCGCCTGGAGACGGCGCTCGCGCTCGTCGAGGGCTGGGTGGACGCGGTCGTGCACGAGGCCGCGAAGGCCCGGCTGACCTCGGCGGACGCGCTGCGCGAGACGCTGCGCCGACGCCGGGCGACCGGTGGCCCCGCCGAGCAGACCTTCGCCACCCTGATCGGTCTCCAGCTGCGCCCGCGCCGGCTGCGGGACGCCTCGCGCCTGTGGGCCTCGCTCACCGACGCGCGCGGCATGGACGGACGCGACGGCCTCTGGGAACACCCGGACATGCTGCCGACGGCGACCGACCTGGACGACCCGGACGGCTTCGTCCACAGCGAGCAGCCGGACTTCTCCGAGCTGGACAAGATGCTGGGCGAGGCGGCGAAGGGCGATGCCCCGGGCCGTACCGAAGGCGACGAGCGGGGCGAAGGCAAGGACGACACCGAGAAGTGA
- a CDS encoding NAD-dependent epimerase/dehydratase (NAD-dependent epimerase/dehydratase [Streptomyces albus J1074];~UDP-glucose 4 epimerase (G4E), subgroup 3, extended (e) SDRs; cd05240;~identified by MetaGeneAnnotator; putative;~putative NAD(P) binding site [chemical binding];~putative substrate binding site [chemical binding]): MSSPESQVRAARNPSTRSAARGPVVAVTGAASGVGDLLTRSLAASDEVKQVVAIDERRGEVPEAQWHILDVRDPAIAEKLRGADVVVHLAVDLDLETDPAARTAYNVRGTQTVLTAAAAAGVHRVVLCTSAMVYGALADNDIPLSEDAELRATAEATGVGDLLEIERLARRAPRAHPGLHVTVVRPAVLVGGTDTALTRYFESPRLLVVAGSRPTWQFCHVEDLVSALEYAALGKVEGEFAVGCDGWLEQEQVEELSGIRRMELPSAVALGAAARLHRIGLTPSPAGDLAYTMHPWVVSVSRLHDAGWRPQWTNEEVLAALLEEVEGRHTVAGRRLGRKDATAAGAAGATVALLGTAALVRQMRKRRGL; this comes from the coding sequence GTGAGTTCCCCAGAATCTCAGGTTCGCGCAGCGCGAAACCCGTCCACCCGGTCCGCCGCGCGCGGCCCCGTCGTCGCGGTCACCGGTGCCGCGTCCGGGGTCGGTGACCTGCTGACCCGGAGCCTTGCCGCATCGGACGAGGTCAAGCAGGTCGTCGCGATCGACGAACGCCGGGGGGAGGTCCCCGAGGCGCAATGGCACATCCTCGACGTGCGCGACCCGGCCATCGCCGAGAAGCTGCGCGGCGCCGACGTCGTCGTGCACCTCGCGGTCGACCTCGACCTGGAGACCGACCCGGCCGCGCGCACCGCGTACAACGTACGCGGCACCCAGACCGTGCTCACGGCCGCCGCCGCGGCCGGGGTGCACCGGGTGGTGCTGTGCACCTCCGCCATGGTCTACGGCGCGCTGGCCGACAACGACATCCCGCTCTCCGAGGACGCCGAGCTGCGCGCCACGGCCGAGGCCACCGGCGTCGGCGACCTCCTGGAGATCGAGCGCCTGGCCCGGCGCGCCCCGCGCGCCCACCCCGGCCTGCACGTGACCGTGGTCCGCCCCGCGGTCCTCGTCGGCGGTACGGACACGGCGCTGACCCGCTACTTCGAGTCGCCGCGGCTGCTCGTCGTCGCCGGATCCCGGCCCACCTGGCAGTTCTGCCATGTGGAGGACCTGGTCAGCGCGCTGGAGTACGCGGCCCTGGGCAAGGTCGAGGGCGAGTTCGCGGTCGGCTGCGACGGCTGGCTGGAGCAGGAGCAGGTCGAGGAGCTGTCCGGGATCCGGCGCATGGAGCTGCCCTCGGCGGTCGCCCTCGGCGCGGCGGCCCGGCTGCACCGGATCGGCCTCACCCCGTCCCCGGCCGGCGACCTCGCCTACACCATGCACCCCTGGGTGGTCAGCGTCAGCCGGCTGCACGACGCCGGCTGGCGGCCGCAGTGGACCAACGAGGAGGTGCTGGCCGCTCTCCTGGAGGAGGTCGAGGGCCGGCACACGGTCGCGGGACGCCGGCTCGGCCGCAAGGACGCCACGGCGGCGGGCGCGGCGGGCGCCACGGTGGCACTGCTCGGCACGGCGGCGCTGGTCCGGCAGATGCGCAAGCGACGCGGCCTCTAG